A single region of the Metarhizium brunneum chromosome 6, complete sequence genome encodes:
- the PRE7 gene encoding Proteasome subunit beta type-6, translating into MAAMFSQNPVMNGPNYSFSDAPRTNGEPREHRFNPYTDNGGSTLGIAGADFTIMAGDTRHTSGYSINSRMAPKVFKIGGSTSSQDDATIVLSVCGFAADGTALRDQLDTICKIYRYRHGKPMTLNACAKRLSTILYQKRFFPYYVTAMLGGLDEEGKGAVYSYDPVGSYEREQCRAGGAAGSLIMPFLDNQVNFKNQYVPGSGEGHNLQERERHPLSRAQVETIIKDAFDGAVERHIEVGDALQMLIITKDGIEETILPMKKD; encoded by the exons ATGGCCGCCATGTTTAGCCAAAACCCGGTCATGAATGGCCCCAACTACTCCTTTTCGGATGCTCCCAGGACGAATGGAGAGCCTCGCGAGCATCGCTTCAATCC TTACACCGACAATGGCGGTTCCACGCTAGGTATCGCTGGTGCCGACTtcaccatcatggccggAGATACCAGACACACCAGCGGCTATAGCATCAACTCCCGAATGGCGCCCAAAGTTTTCAAGATTGGTGGTTCAACCTCATCGCAGGATGATGCAACCATTGTACTCTCTGTTTGTGGATTCGCTGCCGATGGCACCGCCTTGAGAGACCAGCTCGACACCATCTGCAAGATCTATCGCTACCGGCACGGCAAGCCTATGACGCTGAATGCCTGCGCCAAGCGGTTGTCCACAATTCTATACCAGAAGCGGTTCTTCCCATACTATGTGACAGCCATGTTAGGCGGCCTGGATGAAGAGGGAAAGGGTGCTGTGTATTCGTACGATCCTGTCGGTAGCTACGAACGAGAGCAGTGCCGAGCCGGTGGTGCTGCGGGAAGCTTGATTATGCCTTTCCTTGATAACCAGGTCAACTTCAAGAATCAGTATGTCCCCGGAAGTGGTGAAGGCCACAATCTGCAAGAGAGAGAGCGCCATCCCCTGTCTAGAGCTCAAGTCGAGACCATTATCAAGGATGCCTTTGATGGCGCGGTGGAGCGTCATATTgaggttggcgatgccctTCAGAtgctcatcatcaccaaggaTGGTATTGAGGAGACCATACTTCCGATGAAGAAAGATTAA
- the STT4 gene encoding Phosphatidylinositol 4-kinase STT4 produces the protein MTRDIRAKALERIAALSAASSTTSFDKSDLDKLCRACHSARGREYNHGGYSTKQAGSLGRIPMSIREFEVLLALCKTAPSIQSGQSAQKLSYRLIPYILEAHTQVFASSPFFRKVEPSPTESLAFHLTAALLSLGTNYIDLKETVADGIWAFTNACGRATESVLSPQSGDPGSLPVDDAIRTVTIALALLGFLDAACAQADFWKSGGRLGLIQKINQLLSEPFLVAVETSLSTIRNSHSQTHEVREWKRLLRHYASQGRPLGALIIQRSFMWLVLSSTSLMVADGPALRRQHVLDLLMSEDRSALNEQRGLLDGDLRSIEVYAGIATEQMDYLDAGADFVLLGSPDQQKLAYDVKAAAMIAHLNCSILNEDAADSDVLMGWLQETLEDTLQMSDPGLAAVVLRCMALICRISPSYSSSVSRALPRFLVQTTPHSDSIKVASESLAFVLKLLSKDAIISTLYTLGNVLSPDAEAEIVNGLANGMAGADEGSAPGGYSRRHSTGSSISLLMNGEQETAIVYGNVVKAICTIATESGDEKIIALAQSMLLQKLDKVSASVDTKVISGAAKLSLQGGQLEFRSLLKTYSRICHIGVVDHKDFLLTAVMKARTYISANLRRDSSLFNIYWEHLLDAIISLGDAESPHHTKESDVQLAAQEIAELLHPLAVFMSSNDVASNPVDDDETYLLLKDAWFNIVVHGFTTTTDRGRKYINELRTIAVHSPPLVAGERMEVVESDIELNTVLRRANSGEREAAQKKFLIELIPSKVSDIKSLSYRKVIFLQAAYLVESLRADTGDCTKVLSYFLEPSMRKGEVSSTMEGIAAAVVEKYLKKTLAGSEPTFSAQYAATQLANIFCICCHRIERVQQAAFTCADRIIRDVPSALCQRKSLFALLELLSLMWSSCLEAETDLYAPESTFKSDIGKVTVELSDDYDFRRWTLDHLHRKAKVWVTAAINLAPMDVKGLLQTYLSEFDNEGAYGNISLGRSFALELGAIIPLSDNRLQSLEKVGTCEINTGSDLIAQYTTRQEYRYGETLPDHGNELISFMSVNRRLSFSQSHVTESANAATALAHVEARILSKKATPLNEVRDILRRAAALLCRSYRDESAVTRYLVSIPFALFTKQSIKVGVSLWLGVMNENPRLEPKLLNCIAQQWEFTISQKVGLFSSALAHPDPFFLKEEFAPSDLELMAKKRQAVHDLLSPHTRLVQFFTSHFNATLLGSCDIQKVFLRMLDLTLTALKEAPSHPMARELRFQLVLLGLKVLRSSSTSIGEMAQFRFRNKILSAGLGWFRNAPKWSFGSNLLQLKTEVRLIADVLAAMKAISVTGASAVGNAKSLHAKEQLLQLLLENEQSRLAVWINPLSQQGLQLSANNTSKSSIENALIPLVKTAWQQDPSIAIELATRFNFPRLHRDVRHLLLSAPEKAISDPEALPLIFGGHLPDDVNSQLKYLLVWEPVNPLTAVTMFLPAYKNHPFIIQYAMRALESHSVDITFFYVPQIVQTLRYDALGYVERYILETAQFSQLFAHQIIWNMKANSYKDDDAQVPDEIKPALDGVRSKMVESFAPLDRDFYEREFAFFDEVTGISGKLKPLIKRPKPEKKQKIEEELRKIKVEVGVYLPSNPDGVVIGIDRKSGKPLQSHAKAPYMATFRIRKNKSGGDEVNGADLEQTQEDKGQEQHQFQDRTIEVWQSAIFKVGDDCRQDVLALQMISAFRGIFHSVGLDVYVFPYRVTATAPGCGVIDVLPNSISRDMLGREAVNGLYDYFISKYGNEDSLRFQRARSNFVKSMAAYSVISFLLQFKDRHNGNIMIDDAGHILHIDFGFCFDIAPGGIKFERAPFKLTSEMVAVMGGSTDHQSFKWFEELCVKSFLASRQYCEKLSQIVLLMMDSGLPCFKPESVKHFKERFVLEKSEREAANFMKGLIKTSYSSYSTGVYDQFQLLTNGIPY, from the exons ATGACGCGAGATATTCGCGCCAAAGCACTTGAGCGCATAGCAGCACTCTCGGCGGCGAGCTCCACCACGTCCTTCGACAAGTCCGATCTCGACAAGCTATGCCGTGCCTGTCACTCAGCACGAGGCCGAGAATATAACCATGGGGGATACAGCACTAAGCAAGCTGGCTCCTTGGGTCGTATTCCAATG TCAATTCGCGAATTCGAGGTTCTCCTGGCTTTATGCAAAACTGCACCCAGCATTCAATCTGGCCAGAGCGCTCAAAAACTTTCGTACCGATTGATCCCCTATATTCTCGAAGCGCATACGCAAGTCTTTGCGTCGTCGCCTTTTTTCCGCAAAGTCGAGCCGTCACCGACCGAGTCCCTGGCCTTTCATCTTACTGCGGCGCTTCTTTCTCTGGGCACCAATTATATCGACCTAAAGGAGACCGTTGCCGATGGAATATGGGCGTTTACCAATGCTTGTGGAAGAGCGACTGAAAGTGTACTCTCACCACAATCTGGAGACCCAGGAAGCCTTCCTGTCGACGATGCAATTCGTACCGTAACCATTGCCCTGGCCCTCCTAGGTTTCCTGGACGCCGCTTGCGCCCAGGCTGACTTTTGGAAATCCGGGGGCAGGCTGGGACTCATCCAAAAGATCAACCAGCTCTTGTCAGAACCATTTCTAGTTGCAGTGGAGACATCTTTATCGACCATTCGAAACTCTCATAGTCAGACCCACGAGGTTCGAGAATGGAAACGATTGCTTCGCCATTATGCATCCCAGGGACGGCCGCTTGGTGCCTTGATCATCCAACGTAGCTTTATGTGGCTTGTACTCTCCAGCACATCGTTAATGGTTGCAGATGGACCCGCCCTTCGCAGGCAGCACGTTCTTGATCTGCTTATGTCTGAAGATAGATCTGCCTTGAATGAACAACGAGGGCTCCTAGACGGAGATTTGAGATCGATCGAGGTGTATGCTGGAATTGCTACCGAACAAATGGATTACCttgatgctggtgctgatTTTGTTCTCCTGGGCTCACCGGATCAACAGAAATTGGCATATGAtgtcaaggctgctgccatgaTTGCCCACTTGAACTGCTCAATCCTCAATGAAGATGCTGCCGATTCCGATGTACTCATGGGTTGGCTGCAAGAGACGCTGGAAGATACCTTGCAAATGTCTGACCCTGGCCTCGCTGCCGTTGTTCTGCGATGCATGGCCCTCATTTGCCGAATTTCACCATCGTATTCGTCATCTGTCAGCCGTGCCCTTCCTCGCTTCTTGGTCCAGACGACACCACATAGCGACTCTATCAAAGTTGCCTCCGAGAGTTTGGCCTTTGTCCTAAAGTTGCTATCAAAGGACGCCATCATCAGTACTCTTTACACCCTCGGAAATGTCTTGAGCCCGGATGCTGAAGCAGAAATTGTCAACGGTCTCGCTAATGGCATGGCCGGGGCCGATGAAGGCTCAGCTCCCGGAGGCTATAGCCGCCGTCATTCCACTGGTAGTTCAATATCACTTCTAATGAATGGCGAGCAAGAGACTGCTATTGTCTATGGCAATGTGGTGAAAGCCATTTGCACCATTGCCACCGAGTCTGGCGACGAGAAGATCATTGCCTTGGCACAGTCAATGCTCCTTCAAAAGCTTGACAAGGTCAGCGCCAGTGTTGATACCAAGGTGATCTCTGGCGCAGCCAAGCTCTCTCTCCAAGGTGGACAGCTAGAGTTTCGCTCATTGCTCAAAACGTATAGCAGAATTTGTCACATTGGCGTTGTGGACCACAAAGACTTTCTCTTGACCGCTGTCATGAAGGCTCGTACATACATTTCCGCCAATTTGCGTCGTGACTCTTCCCTTTTCAACATTTACTGGGAACATCTGCTTGACGCCATCATCTCACTGGGTGATGCTGAATCTCCACACCACACAAAGGAGTCAGACGTGCAGCTGGCTGCACAAGAGATTGCCGAGCTTTTGCATCCCTTGGCAGTGTTCATGTCTAGCAATGATGTTGCATCGAACCCcgttgatgacgatgagacGTATCTGCTACTCAAGGATGCGTGGTTCAACATTGTTGTTCACGGCttcaccacaaccacagaTCGTGGCAGGAAGTACATTAATGAGCTTCGTACCATTGCTGTTCATTCGCCCCCCTTGGTAGCTGGGGAACGAATGGAAGTCGTTGAGAGTGACATCGAACTCAACACGGTGCTCAGACGTGCAAACAGTGGGGAGCGAGAAGCCGCACAAAAGAAATTCCTGATTGAGTTGATTCCATCCAAGGTATCCGACATCAAGAGCCTCAGCTATCGCAAAGTAATATTCCTACAGGCCGCCTACCTTGTCGAGAGTCTACGAGCAGATACGGGTGACTGCACAAAGGTCTTGTCTTACTTTTTAGAACCCAGCATGCGCAAGGGCGAAGTAAGCAGCACAATGGAAGGCATCGCTGCTGCAGTTGTCGAAAAGTATCTCAAGAAGACGCTGGCTGGTTCGGAGCCCACGTTTTCAGCACAGTATGCAGCAACACAGCTGGCAAATATTTTCTGCATTTGTTGTCATCGCATTGAGCGTGTACAGCAAGCTGCATTTACATGTGCAGACCGCATCATTCGGGATGTTCCATCTGCTCTGTGCCAGAGAAAGTCActctttgctcttcttgaATTGCTGTCGCTCATGTGGTCGAGTTGCCTCGAGGCCGAAACTGATCTTTACGCACCCGAATCCACCTTCAAGTCGGACATCGGGAAAGTGACTGTGGAATTGTCCGACGACTATGATTTCCGCCGTTGGACCCTCGATCATCTACACCGTAAAGCCAAAGTCTGGGTTACCGCGGCTATTAACCTCGCCCCCATGGATGTCAAGGGCTTATTACAGACGTACCTTTCTGAATTTGATAACGAGGGTGCCTATGGCAACATTTCTCTGGGCAGGTCGTTTGCACTAGAGCTGGGCGCCATCATCCCATTGTCTGACAACCGGCTTCAGTCTCTGGAAAAAGTTGGTACTTGTGAGATCAACACGGGTTCGGATCTCATTGCTCAGTATACGACGAGACAAGAGTATCGATATGGCGAGACGTTACCAGATCATGGAAATGAGCTGATTAGCTTCATGAGTGTCAATCGACGATTGTCCTTTTCTCAGTCACATGTGACCGAGAGCGCCAACGCCGCAACTGCCCTGGCTCATGTTGAGGCCCGCATTTTGAGCAAAAAGGCAACGCCTTTGAACGAAGTCCGCGACATCTTGAGACGAGCTGCGGCCTTGCTCTGTCGAAGCTACCGGGATGAGTCGGCAGTTACGAGATATCTCGTTAGTATACCCTTCGCATTGTTTACCAAGCAGTCTATCAAGGTTGGTGTTTCACTGTGGCTCGGTGTAATGAATGAGAATCCGCGACTGGAGCCAAAACTTTTGAACTGCATTGCCCAGCAGTGGGAGTTTACTATTTCTCAAAAAGTTGGACTTTTTAGCTCGGCATTGGCACATCCCGATCCGTTTTTCCTGAAGGAAGAGTTTGCTCCGAGCGACCTTGAgctcatggccaagaagcgaCAGGCAGTCCATGACCTGCTGTCGCCGCACACTCGGCTTGTGCAATTCTTCACCAGTCACTTCAACGCTACTCTCCTGGGGAGCTGTGACATACAAAAAGTGTTCTTGCGCATGCTAGACCTCACGTTGACTGCTCTGAAAGAAGCTCCTTCGCACCCCATGGCTCGAGAACTGCGGTTTCAGCTAGTATTACTTGGCCTCAAGGTCCTTCGCTCCTCCAGCACGTCAATTGGGGAAATGGCACAGTTCAGGTTCAGGAATAAGATTTTGTCCGCAGGTCTTGGTTGGTTCAGAAACGCCCCCAAGTGGTCTTTTGGCAGTAACCTGCTTCAGTTGAAGACTGAAGTTCGATTGATTGCTGATgtcttggcggccatgaagGCGATTTCTGTTACTGGAGCCTCTGCCGTTGGCAATGCCAAGTCTCTGCACGCCAAGGAACAGCTGCTTCAATTGCTGCTGGAAAATGAGCAGTCAAGGCTTGCGGTCTGGATCAACCCTCTCAGCCAACAAGGACTGCAATTGTCCGCAAACAATACGTCAAAGTCGTCCATTGAGAATGCACTGATTCCTCTGGTTAAAACAGCCTGGCAGCAGGACCCCTCCATTGCTATTGAGCTTGCCACGAGGTTCAACTTTCCTCGCCTTCACAGGGATGTTAGACATTTGCTCTTGTCCGCGCCCGAGAAGGCAATCTCTGACCCAGAAGCTTTACCGTTGATATTTGGAGGACATTTACCTGATGATGTAAATTCACAGCTCAAA TACCTCCTCGTTTGGGAGCCTGTCAACCCCCTGACAGCCGTCACCATGTTCTTGCCAGCCTACAAGAACCATCCGTTCATTATCCAGTATGCCATGCGGGCGCTAGAGAGTCATTCTGTAGACATCACCTTCTTCTACGTTCCCCAAATTGTGCAGACGCTCAGGTATGATGCTTTGGGCTACGTCGAGCGTTACATCTTGGAAACTGCACAGTTCTCTCAGTTGTTTGCACATCAAATTATTTGGAATATGAAGGCAAACTCGTATAAGGATGATGACGCTCAGGTACCGGATGAGATCAAGCCCGCTCTTGATGGCGTCAGGAGTAAGATGGTAGAAAGTTTTGCTCCCCTGGACAGAGACTTTTACGAACGAGAATTTGCCTTTTTTGACGAAGTTACTGGCATTTCTGGCAAGCTTAAACCCCTCATTAAGAGACCCAAGCCcgagaagaaacaaaaaattGAGGAGGAACTCCGCAAGATCAAGGTCGAGGTCGGCGTCTATCTGCCCAGCAACCCCGATGGTGTTGTTATTGGCATCGACCGCAAGTCTGGCAAACCCCTTCAGAGTCACGCGAAAGCGCCTTACATGGCCACATTCCGTATTCGCAAGAACAAGAGTGGCGGAGATGAGGTCAACGGTGCGGACCTTGAACAAACACAGGAGGACAAGGGGCAAGAGCAACATCAATTCCAGGACCGCACTATTGAGGTGTGGCAGTCGGCTATTTTCAAGGTTGGTGACGACTGCAGGCAGGACGTTTTAGCTCTGCAGATGATTTCCGCTTTCCGTGGCATCTTCCACAGCGTGGGCCTGGATGTCTACGTCTTCCCATACCGCGTCACTGCCACGGCTCCTGGATGCGGTGTCATTGACGTGCTACCCAACTCCATCTCCCGTGATATGCTTGGCCGAGAAGCCGTCAACGGTCTCTACGACTACTTCATCTCCAAGTACGGCAACGAAGACTCCCTCCGCTTCCAACGGGCCCGCAGCAACTTTGTCAAATCCATGGCTGCCTATTCTGTCATTTCGTTCCTGCTCCAATTCAAGGACCGCCACAACGGAAACATTATGATTGACGATGCCGGCCACATCCTGCATATTGATTTTGGCTTCTGCTTCGATATCGCGCCTGGAGGGATCAAGTTCGAGCGCGCACCGTTCAAGTTGACCAGCGAAATGGTGGCTGTCATGGGCGGGTCAACCGACCACCAAAGCTTCAAGTGGTTCGAGGAGCTGTGCGTCAAGTCCTTCCTCGCTAGCAGACAGTATTGCGAGAAACTTAGCCAGATCGTGCTGCTCATGATGGACAGCGGCCTGCCATGTTTCAAGCCGGAGAGTGTCAAGCACTTCAAGGAACGATTTGTGCTGGAGAAGTCGGAGAGGGAGGCGGCCAATTTCATGAAGGGCTTGATCAAGACGAGTTATTCCAGTTATAGTACTGGCGTCTATGACCAGTTCCAGTTGCTTACGAACGGTATCCCTTACTAA
- the MTP7 gene encoding Metal tolerance protein 7 → MSSPNHRSSPVRRPSLLSLDDNHHHYPLATRTGTLASLIRSRSQQSLAGSWPPPLHRHGTDDEEAGLWMRHDEDDAIERLLKDENRLSQILKGPLARSMNLIGKSNPRYRWERYWKHDDELQTMKKPIREYYERTNELIEQYMYIDCLLDSSIPHDLLNEYNAELEASAFKPIDVPATITEEPGTSQSLSASLSASLAAEMEQLAQTTGSYGTVNGNANANANSSPVDEFSKQVALPQKRTPKDIFRSSENLPLLKHSHDDSEEEDHTAQPALPSSSSDSGPRPNLPWLEDAEIDSDDPIVTLAIWVNMIANIILLVGKVAVIISVPSMSVLASLVDAVLDFLSTAIVWTTTRLISAGQQDQHHYPVGRRRLEPVGVLVFSVIMVTSFVQVGLECIQRLAKPEHEILQLGLPAIIIMFSTIVIKGGCWVWCRLVKNSSVRALADDAKTDVIFNVGSIFFPIVGFYGRIWWLDAAGGLLLSLVVILTWSQTSAHHVRNLTGLSAQPDERNLLLYLTMRFATAIRQIQNLRAYHAGDKLFVEVDIVLSAVTPLKDSHDLSEVLTYFLESVPIVDRAFVHVDYTSYNAPTHMQKQSSA, encoded by the exons ATGAGTTCACCAAATCACCGCTCCAGCCCGGTTCGCCGGCCCTCACTGCTGTCTCTCGACGACAACCATCACCACTATCCACTGGCCACTCGAACCGGTACTCTCGCCTCACTCATCCGCAGCCGCTCTCAACAAAGCTTGGCCGGCTCTTGGCCTCCTCCACTCCATCGCCATGGCactgacgacgaggaagctgGCCTGTGGATGCGTcacgacgaagacgatgctATCGAGCGCCTCCTCAAGGATGAGAATCGCTTGAGTCAGATTCTGAAGGGTCCATTGGCTCGAAGTATGAACCTGATTGGTAAAAGCAACCCTCGATATCGATGGGAGCGCTATTGGAAACATGACGACGAGTTGCAGACCATGAAGAAACCCAT ACGAGAATATTATGAGCGGACAAACGAGCTCATTGAAcaatacatgtacattgaCTGTCTACTGGACTCTTCAATTCCTCACGATTTGCTCAATGAGTACAATGCCGAACTTGAAGCCTCTGCTTTCAAGCCCATTGATGTCCCCGCCACCATTACCGAGGAACCCGGCACATCTCAATCTCTCTCCGCGTCTCTATCAGCATCTCTTGCCGCTGAAATGGAGCAGCTTGCGCAAACCACTGGCTCGTATGGTACAGTCAACGGtaacgccaacgccaacgccaacagcTCCCCCGTCGATGAATTCTCCAAGCAGGTTGCGTTGCCACAAAAGCGGACGCCAAAGGACATCTTCCGTTCCTCGGAAAACTTGCCTCTACTAAAACACTCCCATGACGAtagtgaggaggaggatcACACGGCACAACCCGCCCTTCCATCCAGCTCAAGCGACTCTGGCCCGCGGCCAAATCTTCCCTggcttgaagatgccgaAATCGACAGCGATGATCCAATTGTCACTCTTGCCATCTGGGTGAACATGATCGCCAACATTATTCTACTCGTCGGAAAAGTCGCCGTAATCATATCTGTGCCTTCTATGTCCGTTCTAGCTAGTTTGGTTGACGCAGTTCTCGATTTTCTTAGTACCGCCATTGTGTGGACTACCACGCGGTTGATCTCGGCTGGTCAACAGGATCAGCATCACTATCCCGTTGGACGTCGTCG ATTGGAACCTGTAGGAGTTTTAGTCTTCTCTGTCATTATGGTCACATCATTTGTCCAAGTTGGCCTAGAATGTATCCAACGTCTTGCAAAACCCGAACATGAGATTCTCCAACTCGGTCTCCCCGCCATCATCATTATGTTCAGCACCATTGTCATCAAGGGCGGATGCTGGGTTTGGTGCAGACTAGTCAAAAACTCTAGCGTTCGAGCCTT agccgacgacgccaaaacCGACGTCATTTTCAACGTTGGCTCAATCTTCTTCCCCATTG TCGGCTTCTACGGCCGAATATGGTGGCTCGACGCTGCTGGCGGtctccttctctctcttGTCGTCATCCTCACATGGAGTCAAACGTCCGCTCATCACGTCCGTAACCTCACTGGTTTATCGGCCCAGCCCGACGAGCGTAACCTCCTCCTCTATCTCACCATGCGCTTTGCAACCGCCATCCGACAGATTCAGAACCTGCGCGCATACCATGCTGGCGACAAATTGTTTGTAGAAGTGGACATTGTCTTATCGGCTGTTACGCCGCTCAAGGATAGCCACGACCTGAGTGAAGTGCTGACGTATTTTTTGGAGTCGGTGCCCATTGTGGATAGGGCATTTGTGCATGTAGATTACACGAGTTATAATGCTCCGACGCACATGCAGAAGCAAAGTTCTGCATGA